TAAGGCAGCACAGACAAAGCTGGGTGATGATAGAGCAACCTCAGAACTCAAAGACAGCCCAGAGTGTTATTGAAGGCTCAGACTGTCAGCTAAGATGCAATGTGAGAGCATCAGAGAGTCCTGTCATCCAGTGGGTGTTGCCAGATGGGAGTAAGCTGATAGCTCCATTTAATCAGAAACACAGTAGGTTTTCCATCCTCAGCAGCGGCCAGTTAATGATCAAAAAAGTGGGTTACACTGATTCTGGTTTGTACCACTGTGTTGCCCAGGTGAGAGATGATGCAGACAGAATGGCTTACAGAGTTTTAGTGCAGCCTCCAGTCATTCAGCCCACTGACTCTGATGTAATGAGGGTTGAAAAAAATGTAGGGGACCCAATAGTTTTGCCCTGCAGTGCAATTGCCATACCAGATGCACAGCTGAGCTGGATCCTTCCGAACAGCCATGTGCTTAATGATTTGTCAAACTCATCCAAAGGGTACGTGTCTCACAACGGCACATTGTTAATTCCAAAGAGTCATGTCAGTGACAGCGGGTATTACAGGTGTGTGGCTGTCAATCAGCAGGGATCAGATCAGTTTGCTGTTAGGGTATCAGTAAATAAGATGGTATCTGACAGATCATCCAAAAGGATAAAAATGAGGAAGCGTCCAGGTTTGAAAACCTCCGGAAAAAGAAGAGGGGGGGTGATAGAAGATGAAGGGGGATCAGGAGTGGAAGTCCCAGCTGAGTCCCAGTACAAAAAGAACCATCTGAAGGACCGTGAAGCATCCATTAAACAAAAGAATGACCTCATTCCTGAGgttcaggttaaaaaaaacaagaaaggcAGGAGAAAAATGAAGTTATGGAAAGGTACAGATAGAACCCAGGACAGCAATGTTGCTGAAGGCCGTAGGGTATTTGAATCTCGAAGAAGAATAAATATGTCAAACAAAAAGATTAATCCACAACACTGGGCTGACATTTTGGCAAAGGTCCGTGGGAAAAATCTTactaaaacaacagcagcagcaagcccTTCTTTAATGACTACATTGCCATCACTCATGCAGAAAGCCACTACAGCTCCTTCTCCTATGGCCAGTCCCCCCCAGAAGCCTTCTCTAGAGAATGCAGCCAATGGAGAAGAGTCTTCTGCAGATGTATCACACTTGGGTGAGGACAAGATCTTCTCAGTCACTGTTTCCCCCACCGTTATAGCACAAGATTTTAGCCCAGATCAAACAACTTCTGCTCAACCCACATTAATGAGCACAGAAACTGAGCCCTCCATAGAACGCCAGTCTTTAGGAACACCTGGAAGTATATACACTGTAGAACCATCCTTTGTGTGGTCTACGTACCTTACTCCAATCTCTCCAACTTTACACTCACATCACTCATATGATCAGCAGCATGCTGATGTAAAGACTGATTATTCACCAGTAGCAGAAGAAAGCATTAACACTGTCACTGAAGATCCCCTAGATGAACAAACAAACACCTTGCCCAATATTCAAAGCAGTTTTCACACAGTGGAAAatgcagctacaacaacactggaaTCTTCCACTTCCGCTTCTGCTGAGCTACCAGGGCATGCTACTGTCCTTGCAGAACCTCAGACTGTTGTAAATCTCCCTACCACCTTGGAGACAGATGTACAGCACAATGAAGTAGATGCGGATTCCATAAATTCCTCACCTTCTCAGGGTGATAAGATCAGCTATATAGATTTAATAGCCACTACTACTATTTCTTCTTCTGCTTCTCCATTTAAGGATTTTGTTACTAGAGAGAGCAATGTCGTAAAGCATCAGCACAGGGAGGTACCTACAGATCAGACTAAAATTACGGACATTGACTTAAGCACAATGTTTCAAGTTTTCACATCAGTTAATGAGACAAACAAGGATATAGAGACTCAGATAAGAGTGTCTAGTAGCATCTATGGGAGCTCTGAAGGAGCTGCACATGAAGATATGCCTGTTCCAAAATCAGACTCCACATTCACTTTGGCAAGTACCATTGCTcctcttaaaaaaacagaatcaGTAACAACTGCTGTTTCATTTGGCAACCTGACCACTATGGCCGAGGTTACAACTCCCTCTAGAAAGACTACTACCTCTAACACACTGCTTACCCAGCATCCCAGAAGAAGACCTTATGGGAGAAGGAGATTAAGACCAAACAGATTTCGACAAAGACCAAAACCTATTCCTTCTCCTGCTTTTACCACAGAGGAGATGCTTGTTATTCAAAAAACACCTAAAATAGAAGGTGCTACTAGAAGTTCTCCTGGATCTGTTGTTGAGGGTGATTGTAAAACTGATGCTAAAATACAAATTAAGAAACATAATCATTTAGAGATGATTTCTTCATTGGTTACAGAGGCAAATGTATTAGAGAGGTTGACCAAAGTCAGAGACACAGAGGCAGCTTTTTCACTTAGGCCTACTGCTTCTttacctgaaacaaaacattcaatGCTTTCTAATGCTGGTGAAACCCAGGTACTTCCTGTGACTACAGCTATCACAACTGCATCATCATATGGTGGACTTAACACAGCCTCTGTTACAGAGTTACATTTGTCCCAAGAACCAGATCAGCGGACAACCGCAACGTACCATACACTAGTTAATGTGTCTGAAGAAAATGTCATTAAAACAAGTTATGAAGTTACAGATGGTAAGGCACAAAAAACAAGCAGTTCAGTctccactgagtacattaatagCCTGCTTAGCCCTGGTTATTCAGTGACTCCAGAATTTCGAGAAGATTCCATTCCTCTTGGATCAAAAGTTGGAGAGAATGGAATCAGCTCGAGAGTATCTCAGCCAATACCTCCCACTGTGCTGCACTCAAGTGCTCTTGTTGGCACAGTGGAAAGTTTTAAGAACCTGTCAATTTCAGATGAACTTCAGAAGCCttcaaaatctttaaaaacagcTACAGTAACCACACCACTTCAGCAAACAGAAATTGTGACTGTATCCTTTCCCTTCAGCACAACAAGACCTCAACCTTTCACACCTACAGAAACCAAGAAACCAATTATTGTTCCTGTACAAACTTGGACAAAAACAGTATCGTCTTCCTGGGACAAGAAGGAAACCAACTCTCATGCATTTGATCATGATCAAATTGCTATATACACAACTGAAAAACCTGAATCTCCAGTTGCAACCATTGACTTTGTTCCATTTACAAAACCTGGTGCTCCTCCACCATCAATTTCaagcactttacatttgtctattcATTCTTCTACCAAGCAAAATACCACATTCAATCAAGTAAGATTTCCAGCGACCAAAGGAGATGAAATTGATGGTACAACAATCACACACAGCACAAGACAAAACGTATTTTCCACATCTTATTCAAACCAAAACAGGATTAAAGCACAACACAAACAAGAGCAATTTAAAGAGACATTTGGTCTTATTAGGTCTAACAATAGTTTATTGTTAAATCCAAACTTTCCCCATCAGTCAGCTGGAATGGTACCGATCTTTAACCAGCAACCGGCTGTAGCACCTCCAAAGTATATTCCAGTGAGGGGGACAAAGAGACCACCATATCTCATAATACAAGGATCATTTCATCATTTTATAACTCACCAGCCCCTCCACTATACCAACAAACCAGAGATAACAGCATATGCTGCACACACAACACAGGACAGAAAAACCTATGCTCCTCAAACAGAGCCAACCACTACAACGACAGCCACTCCATTATACAGACCTATCCCACTTGCTCCAGGTAGATTTGGCAATCAGGGACAAAACAGATACAATGTTCACTCCAGAGTTTTTGGCAATAACTATATTCCCGATAACAGAGGCACAGCTGGGAGACTATCGAGTCAAGGAATCCCATATTACCCCAACCCTGGAATCTCCTTTGTCTTTAATAGAACCAGAACATTTTCACACTTAGGAGTGAATCCTAAACCAGTGATGCCTAGTCCACTTCCTCCAGTAAATACAAATGAGAAGAAAGCCATCCAAGTCTCATCTGCTGGGATTACAATGCAAGGCACTGTTCTAAAGGCCACAGTTGTTCCAGTAGCTCCATTGTTCCACAACTCAAGTACCACACCACCAGCCACAACTACTTTGAAGAGCACTCTTCCATCATTCATCTCTCAAAGCATCAGACCTCAAATATCCTCTAACATTCAGTCCTTCAGAAGTGTACTTTATAATAATCAAAAAGTCCCATCTGTgcctaaactgggaggaattaTGCCAAATAATTCAAGTGTAATTCAACCTTCAACTAACTTCAGGGCACATGGTGAAAGACCTAAAATTACCACGAAAGGTCCTCAGAGCTTATCCATCCTTGCTGAAACAGATGCGGTTATCCCATGTGATGTAGTAGGAGAACCCAAGCCCTTTGTTACTTGGACAAAAGTCTCCACAGGTAAGTTAGTTAAACATTTGATCTGCCATATAGCTGTAAAAGGGGACACATACAGTAACTTccatattaaaacaaatacagtagTATTGTACAGTAATGATCCAAAACACTATATAACACTTTTATCCATGTTAATAGTTTGGACCACTAGGATATTTTAGTCTTTTTTAAGGCTACCCATTTCTGCACATGGATATGAGAAAAACCTCCACtttctgctactctgaaataaaaatgacttTTAGGTCCTTTCCTAAAAGAtactctaagggcctgatccaaaatcaatGCTTCATTGCCCTTTGGATCAGTCTGTGAATGCACTataatttttaacattaaaagtTACCCCCACTAAAAAATGTAAAacgcaggaggaggagggaaatgtATCAAAAGAAAACACTTTGTCTTTAAGAGATCCGGGCATCCAAGTGTGCATGTTCTCCTAGACTGGAATTTATGCTAGAGGAGCCTAGGGGAACTGATTAGTTAGGAGAGTACTTCAGAGTTCTTTATGTTATATGTCTAGGTATATCAGTAAAATGTTCCTGGAAATCATGTAAGAGGTTAATTGACCCCCCCAAAGCATTAAGAGTATATTGTACTCTGAGAACCTTTTCCCACTGTTTTTAAGTCTTGGACTTTTTGGATGATTAGTTTGGACAACAAAAACTCCAGGGCCAAATTCTTAAGCTAAAGCCACAGGAGTATATCAGAAGGCATATATCAGATTTTGCCCATATATATCATTCTTAACTGGGGAGTCTGTTCTCCCCATTCATCTTCACTCCTAGATTCTACTTCATTATTGTTAATATGCAGTAAAGAGAGACGTTTCTATAAATGTCTTTCAGTGCAATGTTATCTGTCTTAAGAACAAACTCTCCAATTTTCTTTCTTTCGTCCTATCCTCCCAGGAGCTCTGATGACAGCAAACACAAGGATACAACGGTTTGAAGTCTTGAAAAATGGCACATTCATTATCCGAAATGTTCAACTCCAGGACCGTGGGCAGTACTTGTGCACTGCTCAGAATCTGCATGGTGTCGATAAAATGATTGTCCTGTTGACAGTGACAGCCCAGCAGCCCAAAATGCTAGTTTCCCGCTACAGAGA
The DNA window shown above is from Trachemys scripta elegans isolate TJP31775 chromosome 1, CAS_Tse_1.0, whole genome shotgun sequence and carries:
- the MXRA5 gene encoding matrix-remodeling-associated protein 5, with translation MKTTDKMQKRANLGALSVVLIVSLGLPQIAFACPRPCACYVPTEVHCTFRSLAAVPARISKHVERINLGFNSIQSISENSFSGLTKLELLMIHGNDIQNIPNGALKDLMSLQVFKISYNKLKVLTGQTFQGLSSLMRLHMDHNRIEFIHPNAFNGLTSLRLLHLEGNLLQQLHPNTFSTFTFLDYFRLSTVKHLYLSENIIRTLPVGMFQGMPLLENLYLHGNPWSCDCSLKWLLEWDKKSGGVLKCKKDKAYEGGQLCPKCTSPKQLQKQDIQNLKDLSCKKPIIQSQLKQNNSIDEEEDRDSYEIPMEAFQLSPWNIILNMTDEHGNIVNLNCEIKKPTDSDKIQWNQINPQEIDINATVSLDFECPMKRENYEKLWKLIAYYSEVPVKLQRELMLSKESKISYEYRQDSDDDALYYTGVKAQILAEPAWVMQPLINIQLNRHQSTGKKVVLSFFTQFSQTIQMKDIRQHRQSWVMIEQPQNSKTAQSVIEGSDCQLRCNVRASESPVIQWVLPDGSKLIAPFNQKHSRFSILSSGQLMIKKVGYTDSGLYHCVAQVRDDADRMAYRVLVQPPVIQPTDSDVMRVEKNVGDPIVLPCSAIAIPDAQLSWILPNSHVLNDLSNSSKGYVSHNGTLLIPKSHVSDSGYYRCVAVNQQGSDQFAVRVSVNKMVSDRSSKRIKMRKRPGLKTSGKRRGGVIEDEGGSGVEVPAESQYKKNHLKDREASIKQKNDLIPEVQVKKNKKGRRKMKLWKGTDRTQDSNVAEGRRVFESRRRINMSNKKINPQHWADILAKVRGKNLTKTTAAASPSLMTTLPSLMQKATTAPSPMASPPQKPSLENAANGEESSADVSHLGEDKIFSVTVSPTVIAQDFSPDQTTSAQPTLMSTETEPSIERQSLGTPGSIYTVEPSFVWSTYLTPISPTLHSHHSYDQQHADVKTDYSPVAEESINTVTEDPLDEQTNTLPNIQSSFHTVENAATTTLESSTSASAELPGHATVLAEPQTVVNLPTTLETDVQHNEVDADSINSSPSQGDKISYIDLIATTTISSSASPFKDFVTRESNVVKHQHREVPTDQTKITDIDLSTMFQVFTSVNETNKDIETQIRVSSSIYGSSEGAAHEDMPVPKSDSTFTLASTIAPLKKTESVTTAVSFGNLTTMAEVTTPSRKTTTSNTLLTQHPRRRPYGRRRLRPNRFRQRPKPIPSPAFTTEEMLVIQKTPKIEGATRSSPGSVVEGDCKTDAKIQIKKHNHLEMISSLVTEANVLERLTKVRDTEAAFSLRPTASLPETKHSMLSNAGETQVLPVTTAITTASSYGGLNTASVTELHLSQEPDQRTTATYHTLVNVSEENVIKTSYEVTDGKAQKTSSSVSTEYINSLLSPGYSVTPEFREDSIPLGSKVGENGISSRVSQPIPPTVLHSSALVGTVESFKNLSISDELQKPSKSLKTATVTTPLQQTEIVTVSFPFSTTRPQPFTPTETKKPIIVPVQTWTKTVSSSWDKKETNSHAFDHDQIAIYTTEKPESPVATIDFVPFTKPGAPPPSISSTLHLSIHSSTKQNTTFNQVRFPATKGDEIDGTTITHSTRQNVFSTSYSNQNRIKAQHKQEQFKETFGLIRSNNSLLLNPNFPHQSAGMVPIFNQQPAVAPPKYIPVRGTKRPPYLIIQGSFHHFITHQPLHYTNKPEITAYAAHTTQDRKTYAPQTEPTTTTTATPLYRPIPLAPGRFGNQGQNRYNVHSRVFGNNYIPDNRGTAGRLSSQGIPYYPNPGISFVFNRTRTFSHLGVNPKPVMPSPLPPVNTNEKKAIQVSSAGITMQGTVLKATVVPVAPLFHNSSTTPPATTTLKSTLPSFISQSIRPQISSNIQSFRSVLYNNQKVPSVPKLGGIMPNNSSVIQPSTNFRAHGERPKITTKGPQSLSILAETDAVIPCDVVGEPKPFVTWTKVSTGALMTANTRIQRFEVLKNGTFIIRNVQLQDRGQYLCTAQNLHGVDKMIVLLTVTAQQPKMLVSRYRDATIYFGDTVAMECQANGIPSPHISWILPDRKILQTVTTTESRIMLYENRTLSIKEVTFSDRGVYKCIASNTAGADSIAVRLHIAALPPMIHQEKQENISLPFGHNIHIHCTAKAAPLPSIRWVLFDGTQIRPSQFVNGNLFVFPNGTLYIRNVSPKDSGSYECIAANMVGAARRTVLLYVKKQSSNAKITWSSPQRTDVTYGSTLHLDCSASGDPWPRILWRLPSKRMIDSLHSLETRIKVFGNGTLVVHAVTDKDAGDYLCMARNKIGDDYVVLKVNVMMRPAKIEHKNENNHKVMYGGDLKVDCVATGLPNPEISWGLPDGSMINTFMQSDDSGNRAKRYVVFNNGTLYFNDVGLREEGDYTCYAENQIGKDEMRIRVKVVAEPATIRNKTYSVINVPYGDVVTVACEAKGEPTPRVIWLSPTNRPIPLLSDKYQVYGDGTLLIQKAQRSDSGNYTCVVRNSAGEDRKIVWIQVNVQPPRINGHPNPITSVRETAMRESRKLIDCKAEGIPAPRILWAFPEGVILPSPYYGNRITVHRNGTLDIRGVRQTDSVQLVCIGRNEGGEARLIVQLLVTDHLEKPTFRDPVNERITATAGHSINLNCSVHGNPEPSTSWILPNGTELLSGSHLQRFYHKRDGKLHISGLSAVDAGTYRCTARNPGGYAERVVFLKVGLKPEISNQYNNLVSIINGETLQLHCVTQPNPRAHISWTLPNGMVLDGPQSIGRFSLLENGSLTVRNASVFDRGTYLCKAVTEYGTSIMNVPVIVIAYPPRITSEPAPVIYARPGNAVKLNCMAIGIPKAEITWELPDKSHLTTGAQSRLYGNKFLHPQGSLIIQQSTQRDAGFYKCTAKNILGSDSKTTYIHIF